From Spirosoma aerolatum, one genomic window encodes:
- a CDS encoding TetR/AcrR family transcriptional regulator, producing MARTKLFDEALILNKAMNLFWEKGYNATSAQDLVDGLNISRSSLYDTFGDKHSLFVKALKLYREERIDPVLNGLESASDMEQYIRDVFTTVKDDALNDTCSKGCFMVNSAVEMAPTDPEIASIVYGIMVDTEKAITQAIAIGQERGLFSTKHSAQSLARFVFNALNGLRVTVKFDTDKRMFDDIVDVSLAALKVS from the coding sequence ATGGCAAGAACAAAATTGTTTGACGAAGCGCTTATCCTGAACAAAGCCATGAATTTGTTTTGGGAAAAGGGATATAACGCCACGTCGGCGCAGGATTTAGTAGACGGGCTGAACATCAGCCGTTCGAGCTTGTACGATACGTTTGGCGACAAACATTCGCTGTTTGTAAAAGCCCTGAAATTATACCGGGAAGAGCGGATCGATCCCGTACTCAACGGGCTGGAGTCGGCCAGCGATATGGAGCAATATATCCGGGATGTATTTACCACGGTCAAAGATGATGCCCTGAATGATACCTGTTCAAAAGGGTGCTTTATGGTTAATTCGGCCGTAGAGATGGCCCCCACAGACCCAGAAATCGCATCGATTGTGTATGGAATTATGGTCGATACAGAAAAGGCCATTACGCAGGCCATAGCCATAGGGCAGGAGCGGGGCTTATTTTCTACGAAACACTCGGCTCAGTCGTTAGCGAGGTTTGTTTTTAACGCCCTGAACGGGTTACGCGTTACCGTCAAATTTGATACGGATAAACGCATGTTCGACGATATTGTGGATGTGAGTCTGGCTGCCTTAAAAGTTAGCTGA